From the Apus apus isolate bApuApu2 chromosome 4, bApuApu2.pri.cur, whole genome shotgun sequence genome, one window contains:
- the LOC127384333 gene encoding homeobox protein HMX2-like, with product MGQLGGGRRAPPPAPAPPPAFSIDSILQPGPRRPAQEQGRVRCALPEEEEEGPAEQDPNKSSSNSGSEPCRLRAEGTSRGLRPEAESCCMDSPLRAEGLRGSRQQPRREAGGCGGESGRSPAAGGRKKTRTIFSKSQVFQLESTFDVKRYLSSAERAGLASALHLTETQVKIWFQNRRNKLKRQMSAEPEGPGQAEPPGDPLPPAASAALSFPALYKDSTLLSRCLMPLPVPLLYPGSAIPYLCLPGPGKHFSLVDGDV from the exons ATGGGGCAGCTCGGGGGCGGCCGCCGAGCCCCaccgccggccccggcccctccgccgGCCTTCAGCATCGACAGCATCCTGcagcccggcccccgccgcccggcccaggagcagggcagagtcCGCTGCGCCCTgccggaggaggaggaagaggggcCTGCAGAGCAAGACCCCAATAAAAGCTCCAGCAACTCGG GCAGCGAGCCCTGCCGGCTCCGGGCGGAGGGGACGAGCCGTGGCCTCCGCCCGGAGGCCGAAAGCTGTTGTATGGACTCCCCGCTCCGCGCAGAAGGGCTGCGCGGCTCCCGGCAGCAGCCGCGGAGGGAggccgggggctgcggcggggagAGCGGCAGGTCGCCGGCTGCGGGCGGCAGGAAGAAGACGCGTACCATCTTCTCCAAGAGCCAGGTTTTCCAGCTAGAGTCCACCTTCGACGTGAAGCGCTACCTGAGCAGCGCCGAGAGGGCCGGGCTGGCCTCCGCGCTGCACCTCACCGAGACCCAGGTGAAGATCTGGTTCCAGAACCGCCGCAACAAGCTCAAGAGACAAATGTCGGCCGAACCCGAGGGCCCGGGGCAGGCGGAGCCCCCTGGAGATCCACTGCCCCCCGCTGCCTCCGCGGCTCTCTCCTTCCCGGCCCTTTACAAGGACAGCACCCTGCTCAGCCGCTGCTTGATGCCTCTGCCCGTCCCCCTGCTGTACCCGGGCAGCGCCATCCCCTACCTCTGCCTCCCCGGGCCGGGCAAACACTTCAGCCTGGTGGACGGGGACGTATAG